A portion of the Campylobacter concisus ATCC 51562 genome contains these proteins:
- a CDS encoding MATE family efflux transporter, which yields MVNKIKDQNTKFFSNADLAKLFFPIAVEQFLEYSLGLANSLMAASVSESAVSAISLVEFVMALFISIFTAIATGGSVVASQYLGNKQSGNAKITANQLVWFSFIFALFIAAVIIVLKDIILDYVFGDIGEQVRHDASHYLVFSAFSAPFLAVYAAAAAIFRTMSNAKLPMYIMAAANLLNVLLTAISIYTFHTGILGIAISTLIAKMLACFVIVYLLLDIRLKLHIRKSFIYKFDYEIIKKILNIGVPYGFENSMFYVGRIIVLSLVSLFGTASIAANAVGGTIVMFQVLPGMAIGTGLSVVISRCVGANDFAQAKFYVRKSMISIYIVQLFSTAVILLLLEPLLLVYNLSEEAINLTRQIVWYHGIAMCLIWPLAYTYPTVFRAAGDAKYPMIVNLVCMFACRVILAYIFALTFDLGMIGTWFAMFADWAVKAVLFTIRYLKSTWMKFKAI from the coding sequence ATGGTAAACAAAATCAAAGATCAAAATACAAAATTTTTCTCAAATGCCGACCTTGCGAAGCTATTTTTCCCTATTGCAGTTGAGCAGTTTTTAGAGTATAGTCTAGGGCTTGCAAACTCGCTAATGGCAGCAAGTGTTAGTGAAAGCGCTGTAAGTGCGATTAGTCTTGTGGAATTTGTCATGGCACTATTTATTAGCATTTTTACAGCTATCGCTACTGGTGGCTCGGTGGTTGCTAGCCAGTATCTAGGCAATAAACAAAGTGGCAACGCCAAAATCACAGCAAATCAGCTCGTTTGGTTTAGTTTTATCTTTGCCCTTTTTATCGCAGCGGTCATCATAGTTTTAAAAGATATTATCCTAGATTATGTCTTTGGCGATATTGGTGAGCAAGTAAGGCATGATGCTAGCCACTATCTCGTTTTCTCCGCCTTTTCCGCGCCATTTTTGGCTGTCTATGCAGCAGCTGCGGCGATCTTTCGCACAATGTCAAATGCTAAGCTTCCTATGTATATTATGGCGGCTGCAAATTTATTAAATGTACTTCTAACTGCCATTAGTATTTATACATTTCATACTGGTATTTTAGGCATCGCCATCAGTACGCTTATAGCCAAGATGCTTGCTTGCTTTGTTATAGTCTATTTGCTTCTTGATATAAGGCTAAAACTTCACATAAGAAAGAGCTTTATCTATAAATTTGACTACGAGATCATCAAGAAAATTTTAAATATTGGAGTGCCTTATGGCTTTGAAAATTCGATGTTTTATGTGGGTCGTATCATCGTTTTGAGTCTTGTTTCTCTCTTTGGCACGGCAAGTATCGCTGCAAATGCCGTGGGCGGGACGATCGTGATGTTTCAAGTACTTCCTGGTATGGCGATAGGAACAGGGCTTAGTGTGGTTATCTCAAGGTGTGTTGGCGCAAACGACTTTGCTCAGGCTAAATTTTACGTAAGAAAGTCGATGATAAGTATCTATATCGTCCAGCTTTTTAGCACAGCGGTAATTTTACTTTTGCTTGAGCCATTGCTTCTTGTTTATAATCTCTCGGAAGAGGCCATAAATTTAACAAGACAGATCGTCTGGTATCACGGTATCGCTATGTGTCTTATTTGGCCACTTGCCTACACATATCCAACCGTTTTTCGAGCAGCTGGGGACGCTAAATATCCTATGATTGTAAATTTAGTTTGTATGTTTGCTTGTAGAGTCATCTTGGCCTATATTTTTGCACTTACATTTGATCTTGGCATGATAGGTACTTGGTTTGCAATGTTTGCTGACTGGGCTGTGAAGGCGGTGCTTTTTACGATTAGATACTTAAAAAGCACATGGATGAAATTTAAAGCTATTTAA
- a CDS encoding CsgG/HfaB family protein — MKNIFKFGTVLLTAALFAGCASESSRVVETPKVASYGTVYNGQKISVSIGRFNNQSAYQNGVFADGEDRLGNQAQSILITNLQQSGRFLVLDRSNMKVIKQESELSKTTQNLKGARYVITGDVTEFGRKTTGDHQLFGILGKGKQQTAYSKVNLNIVDTKTAEVVYSVSGAGEYTLSNREIIGFGGTAGYDSTLNGKVLSLAIIEAVNNLVNGIESGAWQVK, encoded by the coding sequence ATGAAAAATATATTTAAATTTGGTACAGTTTTGCTTACGGCAGCTCTTTTTGCTGGATGTGCGAGTGAGAGTTCAAGGGTTGTTGAGACTCCAAAAGTAGCAAGCTACGGCACAGTTTACAATGGTCAAAAAATTTCAGTTTCGATAGGTCGATTTAATAATCAATCAGCTTACCAAAATGGTGTATTTGCTGATGGCGAGGATAGGCTTGGCAACCAAGCTCAAAGTATTTTGATCACAAATTTACAGCAAAGTGGCAGATTTTTGGTGCTTGATAGATCAAATATGAAAGTGATCAAACAAGAGAGCGAGCTAAGCAAAACCACTCAAAATTTAAAAGGTGCAAGATACGTGATAACCGGTGATGTGACCGAGTTTGGTCGCAAGACAACAGGCGATCATCAGTTATTTGGCATACTTGGCAAAGGCAAGCAACAAACTGCCTATTCAAAGGTAAATTTAAATATCGTTGATACCAAAACAGCTGAGGTTGTCTATTCGGTTAGCGGTGCTGGCGAATACACCCTTTCAAACAGAGAGATCATCGGCTTTGGCGGCACAGCAGGATACGACTCTACGCTAAATGGCAAGGTTTTAAGCCTAGCTATTATTGAAGCGGTAAATAATCTCGTAAATGGCATAGAAAGTGGAGCATGGCAAGTAAAATAA
- a CDS encoding DUF3737 family protein: protein MQEKNAEIFTGERAMFGAKSVNFTNCIFEDGESPLKHSSNLKLNECVFAYKYPLWYASDITLNGGYLEPLARAGMWYSTNLSFKDALINAPKSFRKSSQISLENVNFSDASETLWGCTGVRIKNVFARGDYFGANSENLEIDGLNLDGNYCFDSCKNLRITNSKLISKDAFWNCENVVAQNCLISGEYLAWNSKNVTLINCTIKSLQALCYVENLIVKDCIFMDTSLAFEYSSVDVSTSGAIKSIKNPKSGVIRAAKIDEIIIDENLVDTKGIKIIITEK from the coding sequence ATGCAAGAGAAAAATGCAGAAATTTTTACTGGCGAGCGTGCGATGTTTGGGGCAAAAAGTGTAAATTTTACAAACTGTATCTTTGAAGATGGCGAGTCGCCACTAAAGCATAGCTCAAATTTAAAGCTAAATGAGTGCGTTTTTGCCTACAAATATCCACTTTGGTACGCAAGCGACATCACGCTAAATGGCGGATACTTGGAGCCTCTAGCAAGGGCTGGTATGTGGTACAGCACAAATTTAAGCTTCAAAGACGCGCTCATCAATGCTCCAAAAAGCTTTAGAAAAAGCTCGCAAATTTCGCTAGAAAATGTAAATTTTTCAGATGCTAGTGAAACACTTTGGGGATGTACGGGCGTTAGGATAAAAAATGTCTTTGCTAGGGGCGATTACTTTGGGGCAAATAGTGAAAATTTAGAGATCGATGGGCTAAATTTAGACGGAAATTACTGCTTTGATAGCTGCAAAAACCTTCGCATCACAAACTCAAAGCTCATTTCAAAAGATGCTTTTTGGAACTGCGAAAATGTGGTAGCGCAAAACTGCCTCATCTCAGGCGAATATCTAGCTTGGAACTCAAAAAATGTGACGCTCATAAACTGCACGATAAAGAGTTTGCAAGCCCTTTGCTACGTGGAAAATTTGATCGTAAAAGATTGCATTTTTATGGATACGAGTCTTGCGTTTGAATATTCAAGTGTCGATGTAAGCACAAGCGGAGCGATAAAAAGCATAAAAAATCCAAAAAGTGGCGTGATAAGGGCAGCAAAGATAGATGAGATCATCATCGATGAAAATTTAGTGGATACTAAAGGCATTAAGATAATTATTACTGAAAAATAA
- the accB gene encoding acetyl-CoA carboxylase biotin carboxyl carrier protein — MKKEDIKELIEFFNDMEMNHIKIKSGDFEVELEKFSDYCAPAKPAAQAPAPAPVNVVVNSEVKPATNSPKDSIKSPMVGTFYAAPSPGAAPFVKVGQRVRKGDVVGIIEAMKIMNEIEAEFDCQITEMLVSDGQPVEFGLPLFGVEKN, encoded by the coding sequence ATGAAAAAAGAAGATATAAAAGAGCTTATCGAATTTTTTAATGATATGGAGATGAATCATATCAAAATAAAAAGTGGTGATTTTGAGGTAGAGCTTGAAAAATTTTCAGATTATTGCGCGCCTGCTAAACCAGCAGCACAAGCACCAGCTCCAGCACCTGTAAATGTAGTCGTTAATTCAGAGGTAAAACCAGCCACAAACTCGCCAAAAGATAGCATAAAATCTCCTATGGTAGGTACTTTCTATGCTGCTCCAAGCCCAGGCGCTGCTCCATTTGTAAAAGTAGGTCAAAGAGTAAGAAAAGGCGATGTAGTAGGTATCATCGAGGCTATGAAGATAATGAACGAGATCGAGGCTGAGTTTGACTGCCAGATCACTGAGATGCTAGTCTCTGACGGACAGCCAGTTGAGTTTGGATTGCCGTTATTTGGCGTGGAGAAAAATTAA
- the dcuC gene encoding C4-dicarboxylate transporter DcuC yields the protein MHTLGLIIALLTLFVVGWAILKGKYATFVLLLSGVIMLVSSVILDTGKFLPEKVKSTGNSLLDVVEFIRYMLSNNFSQLGLLIMLMVGFASYMTHIGANQAFVGIATKRFKAIKSPYFMIFIAFCVAKLISMVITSAVGLGVLCLALLGPVLISLGLNKLSVGSICAMSGASSMVLLGSSTAAAAKATELEVLDYVFIYKIPAALPTALVIGIALVLWNRYLDKKEGWVCSEHIGESISFDDKVDVPKEQAPMIYALLPFLPMILVVVFSPYCLKTIKLNISSVIILSMIIAMVFEAFRHKFSFEKLGEGLKVFFNAMAKSLSGVVMLVVAAGIFAEGFKALGMLDAIVNLAKSIGFGGLGMSILFVFITTIVTIIAGSNGASFYPLLNMVPNIAKSLNINSVMLVLPMHQASTIARPLSPVSGVVVAISGMLHISPLSLIKRCSVPAILGLISHHIFVFLLSF from the coding sequence ATGCATACTCTTGGTCTAATCATAGCTCTACTTACGCTTTTTGTTGTAGGCTGGGCGATTTTAAAAGGTAAATACGCCACTTTCGTGCTTTTACTATCTGGTGTTATCATGCTTGTCTCTTCGGTCATTCTTGATACGGGAAAATTTTTACCAGAAAAGGTAAAAAGCACTGGAAATTCCCTGCTAGATGTAGTTGAGTTTATCCGCTATATGCTCTCAAATAATTTTTCACAACTTGGGCTTTTAATCATGTTAATGGTCGGTTTTGCAAGTTATATGACTCATATCGGAGCAAATCAAGCCTTTGTAGGCATCGCCACAAAAAGGTTTAAAGCCATAAAAAGCCCATATTTTATGATATTCATAGCTTTTTGCGTAGCAAAACTTATAAGCATGGTCATAACCAGTGCGGTCGGACTTGGCGTGCTTTGTCTTGCACTTCTTGGACCAGTTCTTATATCACTAGGACTAAATAAACTAAGCGTTGGTAGTATTTGTGCAATGAGTGGAGCTAGCTCAATGGTACTTCTTGGCTCATCGACAGCTGCTGCTGCAAAAGCAACTGAACTTGAGGTGCTTGATTATGTTTTTATCTATAAAATTCCAGCAGCTCTTCCAACTGCGCTCGTGATTGGCATTGCATTAGTTCTTTGGAATAGATACTTAGACAAAAAAGAAGGTTGGGTTTGTAGCGAGCATATAGGAGAGAGCATTAGTTTTGACGATAAGGTGGATGTTCCAAAAGAGCAAGCACCTATGATCTATGCTCTTTTACCATTTTTACCGATGATTTTAGTAGTAGTTTTTTCGCCATATTGTTTAAAAACTATAAAACTAAACATATCAAGCGTCATAATCCTTTCTATGATAATTGCTATGGTTTTTGAAGCATTTAGACATAAATTTAGCTTTGAAAAGCTTGGCGAAGGGCTAAAAGTATTTTTTAATGCCATGGCAAAAAGCTTAAGCGGTGTTGTTATGCTAGTTGTGGCAGCTGGTATATTTGCTGAAGGTTTTAAAGCTCTTGGTATGCTTGATGCCATTGTAAATTTGGCAAAAAGTATAGGCTTTGGGGGACTTGGCATGTCTATACTTTTTGTATTTATAACAACCATTGTTACAATCATAGCTGGCTCAAATGGCGCAAGCTTTTATCCGCTTTTAAACATGGTGCCAAATATAGCTAAGAGCTTAAACATCAACTCTGTTATGCTCGTGCTTCCTATGCATCAAGCCTCCACAATAGCTAGACCACTTTCACCTGTCTCTGGCGTAGTGGTAGCCATTTCAGGTATGCTTCACATTAGCCCGCTATCGCTCATTAAAAGATGCAGCGTGCCAGCCATTTTAGGTCTTATAAGCCACCATATATTTGTATTTTTACTATCATTTTAA
- a CDS encoding oligoendopeptidase F, whose amino-acid sequence MRWSFDDSYIDFNSEIFISSFENLKAQNENLVNFLNNSELTKAIISYEEAYKEAASLLAFCRCKSSDNTKDELASKFELKIKEQKARLDTAKELLFDKFDSLKNDDKIFQSTQFKHIKFLYLEHKNSKSKIRKKSERDFFANLALTNFFPLFANFRHLNNLINISAANKNANTQSYNLAKCMGILKGSDDEILRKNVFDALSSHYDKFADLYLDILNMLHGFRLAKFKAAKVDFLTPSLEENKMSLDTLNAMQEAISKRVEKIRECVRVRASFLGGKSMRSCDLLAPYPLSKHHEISHDEAIKIIKKALKPLGEDSFIKLMIDKHWIESDVRENKAGGAFFVSLPKFKQPRIFTTYMNTLSHLIQQAHELGHAWHYYLMRDLPVLSANFPMSLAESASTFNETLLRNELKKDDSLRVEILWQELKSAANFLLHISVRYEFEASFLKLRQKGQVSKKDANDLLKQAWDKFYKDSTSDVEEFLPYFKPHFYKTDNYIYNYPYSVGYLLSQFFLSEFKKDEVKFCKIYRQFLIECGTKSVEELVKKHFKKDTTKCEFWLIGIDEALKNLDEFKKVVTV is encoded by the coding sequence ATGAGATGGAGCTTTGATGATTCTTATATAGATTTTAATAGCGAAATTTTTATCTCATCGTTTGAAAATCTAAAAGCACAAAATGAAAATTTGGTTAATTTTTTAAACAATAGCGAGCTTACCAAAGCTATCATCTCATACGAAGAAGCATACAAAGAAGCAGCTAGCCTACTCGCATTTTGTCGTTGCAAAAGTAGCGATAATACAAAAGATGAGCTAGCTAGTAAATTTGAGTTAAAAATAAAAGAGCAAAAAGCTAGACTTGATACGGCAAAGGAGCTACTTTTTGATAAATTTGATAGCCTAAAAAATGATGACAAAATTTTTCAAAGTACTCAATTTAAACATATAAAATTTCTATATTTAGAGCATAAAAATAGTAAGAGTAAAATACGAAAAAAGAGTGAAAGAGATTTTTTTGCAAATTTAGCACTCACAAATTTTTTTCCACTTTTTGCAAATTTTAGACATCTAAATAATTTAATAAATATCTCTGCTGCCAATAAAAATGCAAATACACAAAGCTATAATCTTGCAAAATGTATGGGTATATTAAAAGGATCAGATGATGAAATTTTACGCAAAAATGTGTTTGATGCTCTGAGTTCTCACTATGATAAATTTGCCGATCTTTATCTTGATATCTTAAATATGCTTCATGGATTTAGACTGGCTAAATTTAAGGCAGCAAAAGTTGATTTTTTAACTCCAAGCCTTGAAGAAAATAAAATGAGCCTTGACACTTTAAACGCCATGCAAGAAGCCATTAGCAAAAGAGTGGAAAAAATAAGAGAATGCGTAAGAGTAAGAGCTAGTTTTTTAGGTGGTAAAAGCATGAGAAGTTGCGATCTTTTGGCACCTTATCCACTTAGCAAGCATCATGAAATTTCTCATGACGAGGCTATTAAAATCATCAAAAAAGCATTAAAGCCACTGGGCGAAGATAGTTTTATAAAGCTTATGATAGACAAACACTGGATAGAAAGCGATGTGCGAGAAAATAAAGCTGGCGGAGCATTTTTTGTGAGTTTGCCAAAATTTAAGCAACCAAGAATTTTTACCACCTACATGAATACTCTTTCGCACTTAATCCAGCAAGCTCATGAGCTAGGGCATGCTTGGCACTACTACTTGATGCGTGATCTTCCTGTTTTAAGCGCAAATTTTCCAATGAGCTTAGCTGAGAGTGCAAGCACATTTAATGAAACTCTTTTACGAAATGAGCTAAAAAAAGATGACTCACTTAGGGTAGAAATTTTATGGCAGGAGCTAAAAAGTGCTGCAAATTTTTTACTACACATAAGCGTTAGATACGAGTTTGAAGCTAGCTTTTTAAAGCTGCGACAAAAAGGTCAAGTCAGCAAAAAAGATGCAAACGATCTTTTAAAGCAAGCTTGGGATAAATTTTATAAAGACAGCACGAGCGATGTTGAAGAATTTTTGCCATATTTTAAGCCACATTTTTATAAAACAGATAATTATATATACAACTATCCTTATAGTGTCGGCTATCTGCTATCACAATTTTTTCTAAGTGAGTTTAAAAAAGACGAAGTAAAATTTTGCAAAATTTATAGACAATTTTTAATAGAGTGCGGCACAAAAAGTGTGGAAGAGCTAGTGAAAAAACACTTTAAAAAAGATACGACAAAGTGCGAATTTTGGCTGATTGGCATAGATGAAGCACTAAAAAATTTAGATGAGTTTAAAAAGGTAGTGACCGTATAA
- a CDS encoding acetyl-CoA carboxylase biotin carboxylase subunit produces the protein MELKRILIANRGEIALRALRTIKEMGKEAVVVYSTADKDALYVKYADVAICIGKERSSDSYLNIPAIISAAEISEADAIFPGYGFLSENQNFVEICSHHKIKFIGPSVAAMALMSDKSKAKQVMQRAGVPVIPGSDGAVADTKAAKELAKKIGYPVILKAAAGGGGRGMRVVEREEDLEKAFWSAESEAMSAFGDGTMYMEKYILNPRHIEVQVIGDSHGNVLHIGERDCSMQRRHQKLIEESPAILLDDKTRERLHETAIKAAKAIGYEGAGTFEFLVDKNLDFYFIEMNTRLQVEHTVSEMVSGLDIIELMIKVAEGEALPSQESIELKGHAIECRITAEDPNTFTPCPGKITKYVCPGGRNVRMDSHIYQDYSIPPYYDSMIGKLVVWDTDRNRAIHKMKVALDQLIINGIKTTKDFHIAMMENKDFLSNNYDTNYLSRH, from the coding sequence ATGGAATTAAAAAGAATTTTAATCGCAAACCGCGGCGAAATCGCTCTTCGTGCTTTGCGAACGATAAAGGAGATGGGTAAAGAAGCTGTTGTAGTCTATTCAACCGCTGATAAAGACGCACTTTACGTAAAATATGCTGACGTAGCCATTTGCATCGGTAAAGAGCGCTCAAGCGATAGCTACCTAAATATCCCAGCTATCATAAGTGCGGCTGAGATCAGCGAAGCAGACGCTATTTTCCCTGGATATGGCTTTTTAAGTGAAAATCAAAATTTTGTTGAAATTTGCTCACATCACAAGATCAAATTTATAGGACCAAGTGTCGCTGCGATGGCTTTGATGAGCGATAAGAGCAAGGCAAAGCAGGTCATGCAAAGAGCTGGCGTACCAGTAATTCCTGGCTCAGACGGCGCTGTGGCTGACACAAAAGCTGCAAAAGAGCTAGCCAAAAAGATAGGCTATCCAGTTATATTAAAGGCTGCTGCAGGTGGTGGCGGACGTGGTATGCGCGTGGTTGAACGTGAAGAGGATTTAGAAAAGGCATTTTGGTCAGCTGAAAGTGAAGCTATGAGCGCATTTGGTGATGGCACGATGTATATGGAAAAATATATCCTAAATCCACGCCACATCGAAGTTCAAGTAATTGGCGACAGCCATGGCAATGTGCTTCACATAGGCGAGCGTGACTGCTCTATGCAGCGTCGCCACCAAAAGCTGATCGAAGAAAGCCCAGCTATTTTACTTGATGACAAGACAAGAGAGAGACTTCACGAAACAGCCATAAAAGCGGCAAAAGCTATCGGCTACGAGGGAGCTGGTACGTTTGAGTTTTTAGTTGATAAAAATTTAGACTTTTACTTCATCGAGATGAATACAAGACTTCAAGTTGAACACACAGTGAGCGAAATGGTAAGCGGACTTGATATCATCGAGCTTATGATAAAAGTGGCTGAAGGCGAGGCACTACCATCACAAGAGAGCATCGAGCTAAAAGGTCATGCGATCGAGTGTAGGATAACAGCTGAAGATCCAAATACATTTACGCCGTGTCCTGGTAAGATCACAAAATATGTCTGCCCAGGTGGCCGCAATGTAAGAATGGATAGCCATATCTATCAAGATTATTCTATACCGCCGTATTACGATAGCATGATCGGCAAACTCGTAGTTTGGGATACCGATAGAAATAGGGCGATCCATAAGATGAAAGTAGCTCTTGATCAGCTCATAATAAATGGCATAAAAACAACAAAAGATTTTCACATCGCCATGATGGAAAATAAAGACTTTTTAAGCAATAACTACGATACAAATTATCTTTCAAGACACTAA
- a CDS encoding DUF799 domain-containing protein, translating to MKNSLKFIAAIFLVVFFTGCSIKEPEPYDYSEFLQKRPHSILVLMPTNDSTEISGPAAVLANAVAPLSEAGYYVFPVALVNDTFKLNGITEPSEIAAVPLNKLDKIFHADSVLYINIKDYGTSYAVISSSTKVVLEAKLIDIKSGATLWQGSAIAAEDSSSGQSSLLGMLVSAVISQVANTISDRSYDLAVMADAYLFSRDCHNCILYGPYSPYYGKDAQLHKDR from the coding sequence ATGAAAAATAGCCTGAAATTTATAGCCGCTATATTTTTGGTAGTATTTTTTACGGGTTGCTCTATAAAAGAGCCTGAGCCATACGACTACTCAGAATTTTTACAAAAAAGACCTCACTCTATCTTAGTGCTTATGCCAACAAACGATAGCACAGAAATTTCAGGTCCAGCTGCTGTTTTAGCAAATGCAGTCGCACCACTAAGTGAAGCAGGATACTATGTATTTCCAGTGGCTCTTGTAAATGATACCTTTAAGCTAAATGGTATAACCGAGCCAAGCGAGATCGCAGCCGTGCCACTAAATAAGCTTGATAAAATTTTCCATGCAGATAGTGTGCTTTACATAAACATAAAAGATTATGGTACGAGCTATGCAGTCATCTCAAGCTCAACAAAGGTTGTCCTTGAAGCAAAGCTTATCGATATAAAAAGTGGCGCTACTCTTTGGCAAGGCAGTGCCATAGCAGCAGAAGATAGCAGTAGTGGCCAAAGCAGCCTACTTGGCATGTTAGTCTCAGCCGTCATCTCGCAGGTGGCAAATACCATCTCAGATAGATCATACGATCTAGCAGTAATGGCAGATGCTTATTTATTTTCAAGAGATTGCCATAACTGCATACTTTATGGACCATATTCGCCGTATTATGGCAAAGATGCACAGCTTCATAAAGATAGATAA
- a CDS encoding DUF4810 domain-containing protein — MASKIRLAGLALFALFLAGCGHSSGPRSLYYWDGSYSSSLYSYLNEEGDTNEQISRLENLVQISTQKGYKIAPGVYAHLGLLYLNNGNLGAANANFDKEVQNFPESREYINFIKGSKNLTPKKVEQKEGANNEK, encoded by the coding sequence ATGGCAAGTAAAATAAGGCTTGCCGGTCTCGCGCTTTTTGCACTATTTTTAGCAGGTTGCGGTCACTCAAGCGGCCCAAGATCGCTTTATTATTGGGACGGGTCATATAGTAGCTCGCTATATAGCTATCTAAATGAAGAGGGCGATACAAACGAGCAAATTTCACGCTTAGAAAATTTGGTGCAGATATCAACACAAAAGGGCTACAAGATCGCTCCTGGCGTATACGCACACCTTGGACTTTTGTATCTAAATAATGGAAATTTAGGTGCTGCAAATGCAAATTTTGACAAAGAAGTGCAAAATTTCCCAGAGTCAAGGGAGTATATAAATTTCATCAAAGGCTCTAAAAATTTAACTCCAAAAAAAGTAGAGCAAAAAGAGGGGGCAAATAATGAAAAATAG
- a CDS encoding DMT family transporter translates to MNTHRLGILLTLVGGILWGFSGVCGQYLFSLGINSDFLVPYRLMLAGIVIVIFYAFKEPSAVFAPIKDIKLLGEFLVYALLGLMMTQYAYFYSIELSNAAVATVIQYTAPALILMVICIKEKRAPRKLEILALFLAMLGVFFLSTHAQISSLVISPKALFWCLVSAICVCIYNLAPARLNAKYSVTLTLGWGMVMGGVVLACYMRVWDFAGFNGINQWLAFIAIITLGTIFAFSFYMIGVKLIGAAKASLLACIEPLSAAFFGYFWLGTKFVFWDFLGFALIISCIFLLSKREKL, encoded by the coding sequence ATGAATACTCATCGTCTTGGGATACTCCTTACTTTAGTTGGCGGTATCCTTTGGGGATTTAGTGGGGTTTGTGGGCAGTATCTATTTTCACTTGGTATAAATTCTGATTTTTTGGTGCCATATAGACTGATGCTAGCTGGCATTGTTATTGTGATTTTTTATGCTTTTAAAGAACCAAGTGCCGTTTTTGCTCCGATTAAAGATATAAAGCTACTTGGCGAGTTTTTAGTCTATGCCCTACTTGGGCTTATGATGACGCAGTATGCCTACTTTTACTCCATTGAGCTTTCAAATGCCGCAGTTGCGACTGTTATTCAATACACTGCTCCTGCTTTAATTTTAATGGTCATTTGCATAAAAGAAAAACGCGCCCCAAGAAAACTTGAAATTTTAGCTCTATTTTTAGCTATGCTTGGCGTATTTTTCCTGAGCACACATGCGCAAATTTCATCTCTTGTCATTTCGCCAAAGGCCTTGTTCTGGTGCTTGGTGAGTGCCATTTGTGTTTGTATTTATAATCTTGCTCCAGCAAGGCTAAATGCGAAATATTCAGTCACTCTCACGCTTGGCTGGGGCATGGTTATGGGCGGGGTAGTGCTTGCTTGTTATATGAGAGTTTGGGATTTTGCTGGGTTTAATGGGATAAATCAATGGCTTGCATTTATTGCTATTATTACGCTTGGCACCATTTTTGCATTTAGCTTTTATATGATAGGTGTTAAGCTCATAGGCGCAGCAAAAGCTAGTTTATTAGCCTGCATAGAACCGCTAAGCGCAGCATTTTTTGGCTACTTTTGGCTTGGGACAAAATTTGTATTTTGGGATTTTTTAGGATTTGCTCTAATAATCTCTTGTATATTTTTACTATCAAAAAGAGAAAAATTATGA
- a CDS encoding threonylcarbamoyl-AMP synthase: protein MIFLAQTDTTAGFLSKDYKEINKAKMRDENKPCLITTAKFSVLNELVRVPKKYKNFIRRSRKATFLYPNLKAIRVVKECEHEKFLAKFDWLYSSSANKNGQNFNEAWAMSVADEIVDDHFFEDAPSKIYKISRKKIKRLR from the coding sequence ATGATATTTCTAGCACAAACTGATACGACAGCTGGCTTTTTGAGTAAAGATTATAAAGAGATAAATAAGGCCAAAATGCGTGATGAGAATAAACCTTGCCTTATCACGACAGCGAAATTTAGTGTTTTAAATGAGCTTGTTAGAGTACCAAAAAAATATAAAAATTTTATACGCCGTTCAAGGAAAGCTACATTTTTGTATCCAAATTTAAAGGCTATTAGAGTCGTAAAAGAGTGTGAGCACGAAAAATTTTTAGCTAAATTTGACTGGCTTTATTCAAGCAGTGCAAACAAAAATGGGCAAAATTTTAATGAAGCTTGGGCTATGAGCGTGGCTGATGAAATAGTAGATGATCATTTTTTCGAAGATGCTCCATCAAAAATTTATAAAATTTCTCGAAAAAAAATAAAACGTTTAAGATAA